A region from the Streptosporangium sp. NBC_01756 genome encodes:
- a CDS encoding FtsW/RodA/SpoVE family cell cycle protein, with product MSTPSIEPVPMPAKRRLAQLAMLAFAVVIVMFAYANVGLAIDKQIPAGMLAYGLGLGGLMLAAYLVLAKFAPWADPLILPLVTLINGLGLVVIYRLEESGMPGASASGQLLWTAIGVVMFSATLIVLRDHRALQRLTYTAGAVGLALLIAPLLPFIGKEINGARIWIGIGGFTLQPAEFTKLALVVFFAGYLVAKRDVLALAGRRLLFIDLPRARDLGPILIVWGLSLGVLIMQKDLGSSLLIFGTFIAMLYIATQRTSWVLIGILLFLGGAVLAGLLFDHVAARFEVFLDPESTALYDRELGGSFQLMQGLFGMSQGGVLGTGLGQGHPEQIPLAFSDFIFAATGEELGLTGLMALLMVYALLVERGLRTSIAARDPFSKLLAGGLSFILAWQVFIIVGGVTNLIPLTGLVTPFMSQGGSALLANWILIALLVRMSDAARKPPPQAIQDEGMTQVFQR from the coding sequence ATGAGCACCCCAAGCATCGAGCCTGTCCCCATGCCCGCCAAGCGGCGGCTGGCCCAGTTGGCGATGCTCGCCTTCGCGGTCGTGATCGTGATGTTCGCGTACGCCAACGTGGGACTGGCGATCGACAAGCAGATCCCCGCCGGCATGCTCGCCTACGGCCTCGGCCTGGGCGGCCTCATGTTGGCCGCCTACCTGGTGCTCGCCAAGTTCGCGCCCTGGGCCGATCCACTGATCCTGCCCCTGGTGACGCTGATCAACGGCCTCGGGTTGGTGGTGATCTACCGGTTGGAGGAGTCGGGCATGCCCGGCGCGTCGGCCAGCGGGCAACTCCTCTGGACCGCCATCGGGGTCGTGATGTTCTCCGCGACGCTGATCGTGCTGCGCGACCACCGCGCACTGCAGCGGCTCACCTACACCGCCGGTGCCGTCGGCCTGGCACTGCTGATAGCGCCGCTGCTGCCGTTCATCGGCAAGGAGATCAACGGCGCCCGCATCTGGATCGGCATCGGAGGCTTCACCCTCCAGCCCGCCGAGTTCACCAAACTCGCCCTGGTCGTCTTCTTCGCCGGCTACCTGGTGGCCAAGCGCGACGTGCTGGCCCTGGCCGGCCGTCGGCTGCTCTTCATCGACCTGCCCCGGGCCCGCGACCTCGGGCCGATCCTCATCGTCTGGGGTCTCAGCCTCGGCGTGCTGATCATGCAGAAGGACCTCGGTTCGTCGCTGCTGATCTTCGGCACCTTCATCGCGATGCTCTACATCGCCACCCAGCGCACCTCCTGGGTGCTCATCGGCATCCTGCTCTTCCTCGGCGGCGCCGTCCTGGCCGGGCTGCTCTTCGACCACGTCGCGGCCCGGTTCGAGGTCTTCCTCGACCCGGAGAGCACGGCGCTCTACGACCGCGAACTCGGCGGCAGCTTCCAGCTCATGCAGGGCCTGTTCGGCATGAGCCAGGGCGGCGTGCTCGGCACCGGGCTCGGCCAGGGCCACCCCGAGCAGATCCCGCTGGCCTTCTCCGACTTCATCTTCGCCGCCACCGGCGAAGAGCTGGGCCTGACCGGGCTGATGGCCCTGCTGATGGTCTACGCCCTGCTGGTGGAGCGCGGCCTGCGCACCTCCATCGCGGCCCGCGACCCGTTCTCCAAGCTGCTGGCGGGCGGCCTGTCGTTCATCCTGGCCTGGCAGGTCTTCATCATCGTCGGCGGCGTCACCAACCTGATCCCGCTGACCGGCCTGGTCACCCCGTTCATGTCCCAGGGCGGTTCGGCGCTGCTGGCTAACTGGATCCTTATCGCGCTGCTGGTACGCATGTCGGATGCGGCCAGGAAGCCGCCGCCCCAAGCCATCCAGGACGAAGGAATGACGCAGGTGTTCCAGCGATGA
- a CDS encoding DUF3662 and FHA domain-containing protein, translated as MGVLQRFERRLEGLVEGAFARAFKSDLQPVEVASAVQREMDERAAIVAQGRTLVPNDFVVELSTTDSERLEVYADSISHELANLAREYAKEQGYSFVGPVRVRFETADDLAVGLFRIRSGVIRGATVEQDEIRQPVSDVPAAKPHAFGGRPRLLVSTQDDPQGQRSYDLTTPVTLLGRGTDCDLRLVDPGVSRHHAELRVEGPDVALVDLGSTNGTFVNGQPVRRVELQNGTRVTLGRTTLVFRRD; from the coding sequence GTGGGAGTCCTTCAGCGCTTCGAGCGGAGGCTCGAGGGTTTGGTTGAGGGAGCCTTTGCGCGGGCGTTCAAATCTGACCTTCAGCCGGTCGAGGTTGCCAGCGCGGTTCAGCGTGAGATGGACGAGCGTGCGGCGATCGTCGCACAAGGGCGCACGCTCGTGCCGAACGACTTCGTGGTCGAGCTGTCCACGACGGACAGTGAGCGACTGGAGGTCTATGCGGACAGCATCAGCCACGAACTGGCCAACCTCGCCAGGGAGTACGCCAAGGAACAGGGCTACTCCTTCGTGGGACCGGTCCGGGTGCGGTTCGAGACGGCCGACGATCTGGCGGTCGGCCTGTTCCGGATCCGCTCCGGAGTGATCCGCGGGGCGACGGTCGAGCAGGACGAGATCCGTCAGCCGGTGAGCGACGTGCCGGCGGCCAAGCCGCATGCCTTCGGCGGCCGTCCCCGGCTGCTCGTCTCGACCCAGGATGACCCGCAGGGACAGCGCTCCTATGATCTGACCACCCCGGTGACCCTGCTCGGCAGGGGCACCGACTGTGATCTCCGGCTGGTCGATCCGGGTGTGTCCCGGCACCACGCCGAGCTGCGCGTGGAGGGTCCCGACGTCGCACTCGTCGACCTCGGCTCCACGAACGGCACCTTCGTCAACGGCCAGCCGGTCCGCCGGGTCGAGCTCCAGAACGGCACTCGCGTGACGCTGGGGCGAACGACTCTGGTTTTCCGGCGCGATTAA
- a CDS encoding class E sortase has translation MRAALRAFGELGITAGVIVLLFCAYLLWGTGAYTAQQQTVLRRQLLQEFKKKEPPRLGAIRLGGAMALLRIPRFGHDYRYAIVEGVGPEELRLGPGHYPGSAMPGKIGNFVLSGHRTTYAAPFNRIGELRRGDDIVVDTREARYTYQVTGTRVVAPTEVGVVAPVPDRPGRKPTNALITLATCHPEYSAAQRLIVFGKLGSSRERLG, from the coding sequence ATGAGGGCCGCTCTGAGAGCGTTCGGGGAGCTGGGCATCACCGCCGGAGTGATCGTTCTTCTCTTCTGCGCCTATCTCCTCTGGGGGACCGGCGCCTACACCGCGCAGCAGCAGACGGTGCTGCGCAGGCAGCTCCTGCAGGAGTTCAAGAAGAAGGAGCCCCCGCGGCTCGGCGCCATCCGGCTGGGCGGGGCGATGGCGCTGCTGAGGATCCCCCGGTTCGGGCACGACTACCGCTACGCCATCGTGGAGGGCGTCGGCCCGGAGGAACTGCGGCTGGGCCCGGGGCACTATCCCGGCTCCGCCATGCCAGGAAAGATTGGAAATTTCGTGCTTTCTGGACATCGGACCACCTACGCCGCGCCCTTCAACCGGATCGGTGAACTCCGCCGCGGCGACGACATCGTGGTCGACACCCGCGAAGCCCGCTACACCTACCAGGTCACCGGCACCCGTGTCGTCGCGCCCACCGAGGTCGGCGTCGTCGCCCCGGTCCCCGACCGGCCGGGCCGCAAGCCCACCAACGCCCTCATCACCCTGGCCACCTGCCATCCGGAGTACTCCGCCGCCCAGCGGCTCATCGTCTTCGGCAAACTCGGCAGCAGCCGGGAGCGTCTCGGATGA
- a CDS encoding PP2C family protein-serine/threonine phosphatase, whose translation MTIALRYAARSDVGLLREGNEDSAYASARLLAVADGMGGHAHGEVASSVAIAAMSSLDEDPQGGDLLSAVEAAVRDANRRLHEMVGRDASLKGMGTTLTAMLWSGTRVALVHVGDSRAYLLRAGELYQITHDHTLVQSLVDDGRITLEEAATHPQRSILLRALDGSGEVDPDLSLREAQVGDRYLLCSDGLSGVVTAETMHHTLSTIEDPETVVRTLIDLANRGGGPDNITCVLADVLEVDEGVSLPAEAAVVGAAGSLRPRAEGSDTPAGRAGAMTMPQPVIADDDSDEPIVRAARRPARRRRRWPLLASVGGIVLVGGGLGWYFGNQWLDDQYFVGAKGDEIVVFQGVKTNLGPIELFNVARSTTEPITALGAFQQGQVRDGIPVPSVDAGLRKIAELKSTGAKPQPETKPDGKGKQTSKPSGTASPEPTRSQ comes from the coding sequence ATGACCATCGCACTCCGTTACGCCGCCCGCTCTGACGTCGGCCTCCTCCGCGAAGGCAACGAGGACTCGGCGTACGCCAGCGCCCGCCTGCTCGCCGTCGCGGACGGTATGGGCGGCCACGCACACGGTGAGGTGGCCAGTTCGGTCGCCATCGCCGCGATGTCCTCCCTCGACGAGGACCCGCAGGGGGGTGACCTGCTCAGCGCCGTGGAGGCGGCGGTCCGGGACGCCAACCGCAGACTGCACGAGATGGTGGGGCGAGACGCCAGCCTCAAGGGCATGGGCACCACCCTGACCGCCATGCTGTGGTCCGGTACGAGGGTCGCACTGGTCCATGTCGGCGACTCCCGCGCCTACCTGCTGCGCGCCGGGGAGCTCTACCAGATCACGCACGACCACACCCTGGTGCAGTCCCTGGTGGACGACGGCCGGATCACCCTGGAGGAGGCCGCGACCCACCCCCAGCGGTCGATACTGCTGCGCGCGCTCGACGGCAGCGGCGAGGTCGACCCCGACCTGTCGCTGCGCGAGGCCCAGGTCGGCGACCGTTACCTGCTCTGCTCCGACGGACTGTCCGGGGTGGTGACCGCGGAGACGATGCACCACACGCTCTCCACGATCGAGGACCCCGAGACGGTGGTCCGCACCCTCATCGACCTGGCCAACCGGGGCGGTGGCCCCGACAACATCACCTGCGTGCTCGCCGACGTCCTGGAGGTGGACGAGGGGGTCTCCCTCCCCGCCGAGGCCGCCGTGGTGGGCGCCGCCGGGTCCCTCCGGCCCCGGGCGGAGGGCTCGGACACCCCGGCCGGCCGGGCCGGCGCCATGACCATGCCCCAGCCCGTCATCGCCGACGACGACTCCGACGAGCCGATCGTCAGGGCCGCGCGGCGTCCGGCCAGACGCCGGCGGCGGTGGCCGCTGCTGGCCTCGGTGGGAGGCATCGTCCTCGTCGGCGGCGGCCTAGGGTGGTATTTCGGGAACCAGTGGCTCGACGATCAATACTTCGTAGGGGCGAAAGGGGATGAGATAGTGGTTTTCCAAGGCGTGAAGACCAATCTCGGCCCGATCGAGCTCTTCAACGTCGCCCGGAGCACCACCGAGCCGATCACGGCCCTCGGTGCGTTCCAGCAGGGCCAGGTCCGCGACGGCATCCCCGTTCCCAGCGTCGACGCGGGCCTGAGGAAGATCGCCGAGCTCAAGTCGACCGGGGCGAAGCCCCAGCCGGAGACCAAGCCCGACGGGAAGGGAAAGCAGACCTCCAAGCCGAGCGGCACCGCATCCCCGGAACCCACAAGGTCACAGTAG
- the pknB gene encoding Stk1 family PASTA domain-containing Ser/Thr kinase: MTQPRRLGDRYELDGVVGRGGMAEVYRARDIRLDRIVAIKTLRADLARDHIFQARFRREAQSAASLNHPSIVAVYDTGEDVAGSAPVPYIVMEYVDGRTLRDLLRADRRLMPERAAELVDGILRALDYSHRGGIVHRDIKPANIMITNNGDVKVMDFGIARAMADSAATMTQTAQVIGTAQYLSPEQARGERVDARSDIYSTGCVLYELLTGQPPFTGDSPVAIAYQHVREDPIPPSQIDPEIPKWADAIVLKAMAKDPAHRYQGAGEMRADIQRAMSGIPMDAQTMALANNHGSATRTMQAPGPGGPATQRSNAVPAYEYGTEEGGRGERGRRRQQNSGNTAVKTAAWILVPLLVIGAFIGVGYMFLSSPGDTTAAAKIKVPSLTSQTVDAATKSLTDLGLTVKTVEKFDEMRKGSVIETDPVGGTEVEKGAEVTLTVSKGLEKVEVPSVVGMSTDEAKAALEGVGLKASVQPITSGGPQDKVIKSDPEAGEKVAKESSVRIYIPKKAIEVPSVVGISVSDAKSMLKDSGFTKVKVIEEPSDQPEGTVLSQTPEAGAKIQPGITITLVVSSGQAPEPTEQPLPTDEPTITDEPQPDPEETEDPFFDDPPSDLGG, encoded by the coding sequence ATGACTCAGCCCCGACGCCTCGGCGATCGCTACGAGCTTGACGGCGTCGTCGGGCGTGGCGGCATGGCCGAGGTCTATCGCGCCCGAGACATCCGGCTGGATCGGATCGTCGCCATCAAGACACTCCGCGCGGATCTGGCAAGGGACCACATCTTCCAGGCCCGGTTCCGCCGGGAGGCGCAGTCCGCCGCGTCGCTGAACCACCCCTCCATCGTCGCGGTCTACGACACCGGTGAGGACGTGGCGGGCAGCGCGCCGGTGCCGTACATCGTGATGGAGTACGTCGACGGCCGCACGCTGCGCGACCTGCTCCGGGCGGACCGGCGGCTGATGCCCGAACGGGCGGCCGAGCTGGTCGACGGGATCCTGCGGGCGCTGGACTACAGCCACCGCGGCGGCATCGTCCACCGGGACATCAAGCCGGCGAACATCATGATCACCAACAACGGTGACGTCAAGGTGATGGACTTCGGCATCGCCCGTGCGATGGCCGACTCGGCCGCGACCATGACCCAGACCGCCCAGGTCATCGGCACCGCGCAGTATCTGTCGCCGGAGCAGGCCAGGGGCGAGCGGGTCGACGCCCGCAGCGACATCTACTCCACCGGCTGCGTGCTGTACGAGCTGCTGACCGGGCAGCCGCCGTTCACCGGCGACTCTCCGGTCGCGATCGCCTACCAGCACGTGCGCGAGGACCCGATCCCGCCGTCGCAGATCGACCCGGAGATCCCCAAGTGGGCCGACGCCATCGTGCTCAAGGCGATGGCCAAGGACCCGGCGCACCGCTACCAGGGCGCCGGGGAGATGCGGGCCGACATCCAGCGGGCGATGTCCGGCATCCCGATGGACGCCCAGACGATGGCGCTGGCCAACAACCACGGCTCGGCCACCCGGACGATGCAGGCGCCCGGCCCCGGCGGACCCGCCACCCAGCGCAGCAACGCCGTCCCGGCCTACGAGTACGGCACCGAGGAGGGCGGCCGTGGCGAGCGCGGCCGTCGCCGGCAGCAGAACAGCGGCAACACCGCCGTCAAGACCGCCGCGTGGATCCTGGTCCCGCTCCTGGTCATCGGCGCCTTCATCGGCGTGGGCTACATGTTCCTGAGCTCCCCCGGCGACACCACCGCGGCGGCCAAGATCAAGGTCCCGTCCCTGACCTCGCAGACCGTGGACGCGGCGACCAAGTCGCTGACGGACCTCGGACTCACGGTGAAGACCGTCGAGAAGTTCGACGAGATGCGCAAGGGCAGCGTGATCGAGACCGATCCGGTGGGCGGCACCGAGGTCGAGAAGGGCGCCGAGGTCACCCTCACGGTCTCCAAGGGCCTGGAGAAGGTCGAGGTGCCCTCCGTGGTCGGCATGAGCACGGATGAGGCCAAGGCGGCCCTGGAAGGGGTGGGCCTCAAGGCGAGCGTGCAGCCCATCACCTCCGGCGGCCCGCAGGACAAGGTGATCAAGAGCGATCCCGAGGCGGGGGAGAAGGTCGCCAAGGAGAGCTCGGTCCGGATCTACATCCCGAAGAAGGCCATCGAGGTCCCCAGCGTGGTCGGGATCTCGGTCTCCGACGCGAAGAGCATGCTCAAGGACTCGGGCTTCACCAAGGTCAAGGTCATCGAGGAGCCGAGCGACCAGCCGGAGGGCACCGTGCTCAGCCAGACCCCCGAGGCCGGCGCCAAGATCCAGCCGGGCATCACGATCACGCTGGTCGTCTCCAGCGGGCAGGCTCCGGAGCCGACCGAGCAGCCGCTTCCGACCGACGAACCGACCATCACCGACGAACCGCAGCCGGATCCGGAGGAGACCGAGGACCCGTTCTTCGACGACCCGCCCAGCGACCTGGGCGGCTGA
- a CDS encoding FHA domain-containing protein FhaB/FipA, whose product MSELTLLLIRLAFLAVLWFFVIAAVGVIRTDLFGSRTTTAAPARKAAKPAKPAAKPKKGEPRQMVVIGGPLQGTTITLSETPITIGRANDATLVVSDDYASSRHARLFPQDGQWIVEDLGSTNGTYLDRSKVTRPTPIPLGVPIRIGKTVIELRK is encoded by the coding sequence ATGTCCGAGCTCACGCTGCTGCTGATCCGGCTCGCGTTCCTCGCGGTGCTGTGGTTCTTCGTGATTGCCGCTGTCGGTGTGATCCGGACAGACTTGTTCGGATCCCGCACGACCACCGCCGCCCCCGCGCGCAAGGCCGCAAAGCCGGCCAAGCCCGCGGCCAAACCCAAGAAGGGGGAGCCGCGGCAGATGGTCGTCATCGGTGGTCCCCTGCAAGGCACCACCATCACTCTCTCGGAGACGCCAATCACCATCGGCCGGGCCAATGACGCCACGCTGGTGGTCAGCGACGACTACGCTTCCAGCCGGCACGCCCGGCTCTTCCCTCAGGACGGTCAGTGGATCGTGGAAGATCTCGGCTCGACCAACGGCACATACCTCGACCGCTCCAAAGTCACCCGTCCGACTCCGATACCGCTCGGTGTTCCGATCCGCATCGGTAAGACCGTCATCGAATTGCGCAAATGA
- a CDS encoding serine/threonine-protein kinase, producing MTALLGGRYRPLGRIATGGMGEVWRARDELLGREVAVKLLRRHVAADPAFRERFRREARIAASLADPGIAQVFDYGEADDVAYLVMELVPGESLAGILARDGRLSAEITLDVVYQTARALQAAHGAGIIHRDIKPGNLLVTGAGVVKVTDFGIARALEASSMTQTGTVLGTAQYVSPEQASGEPLTFATDVYSLGVVAYECLAGRPPFVADTQVAIALMHLGELPPPLPASVPQAVRELVMACLSKAPDRRPADVGELAGRAYALRESLTAPGAAGLAMLTDPAGWQAEPAGEWPREIAPALATGMGPAPVTGPGTAPQPPLRPAPAGTAPDAPGRRGLRRKTVIVAAAAGCAAAVGLGTLVAYELADRNGDNGPVEPVVTRSPSATPSKVRPSRTKPVTSRPPVSPTKPLRPSPTPSATVSTSVTPSPRPTTSPPPSPSPTTSTPTPTIPTATPSLTPTNTIPGTGGTEPPNGET from the coding sequence ATGACCGCGTTGCTCGGGGGCCGGTACCGCCCGTTGGGGCGGATCGCGACGGGCGGCATGGGTGAGGTCTGGCGAGCCAGGGACGAACTGCTCGGCCGCGAGGTAGCGGTGAAGCTGCTCCGCCGGCACGTGGCCGCGGATCCGGCCTTCCGCGAGCGGTTCCGCCGGGAGGCGAGGATCGCGGCGAGCCTCGCCGACCCCGGGATCGCCCAGGTCTTCGACTACGGCGAGGCCGACGACGTCGCCTACCTGGTGATGGAGCTGGTCCCCGGGGAGTCCCTGGCGGGCATCCTGGCGCGTGACGGCAGGCTGAGCGCCGAGATCACCCTGGACGTGGTCTACCAGACCGCCAGGGCCCTGCAGGCCGCGCACGGCGCGGGGATCATCCACCGGGACATCAAGCCGGGCAACCTCCTGGTCACCGGGGCCGGCGTGGTGAAGGTCACAGATTTCGGCATCGCCAGGGCGCTGGAGGCCTCGTCGATGACCCAGACCGGCACCGTGCTCGGCACCGCGCAGTACGTCAGCCCCGAGCAGGCCTCGGGCGAGCCGCTGACCTTCGCGACCGACGTCTACTCGCTCGGCGTGGTCGCCTACGAGTGCCTGGCGGGCCGCCCGCCGTTCGTCGCCGACACCCAGGTGGCGATCGCGCTCATGCATCTGGGCGAGCTGCCCCCGCCGCTGCCGGCGAGCGTGCCCCAGGCGGTGCGCGAGCTGGTGATGGCCTGCCTGTCGAAGGCTCCCGACCGGCGTCCGGCCGATGTCGGGGAGCTGGCCGGGCGGGCGTACGCGCTGCGCGAGTCGCTCACCGCCCCGGGCGCCGCCGGTCTCGCCATGCTCACCGACCCGGCGGGCTGGCAGGCGGAGCCCGCGGGCGAGTGGCCCCGGGAGATCGCCCCCGCCCTGGCCACCGGGATGGGACCGGCTCCGGTGACGGGTCCGGGCACGGCCCCGCAACCGCCCCTCCGGCCGGCTCCGGCGGGCACCGCACCCGATGCCCCGGGCCGTCGTGGCCTGCGCCGGAAAACGGTGATCGTCGCGGCGGCGGCGGGGTGTGCCGCCGCCGTCGGGCTGGGCACGCTGGTGGCCTACGAGCTGGCGGATCGCAACGGCGACAACGGGCCGGTGGAGCCGGTCGTCACGCGAAGCCCGAGCGCCACTCCTTCGAAGGTACGGCCCAGCCGGACCAAGCCGGTGACGAGCAGACCGCCGGTCTCGCCGACGAAGCCACTCCGCCCTTCACCCACGCCGTCGGCTACGGTAAGCACATCGGTCACACCCAGCCCCCGGCCGACCACGTCGCCACCGCCCAGCCCCAGCCCGACTACTTCGACTCCGACGCCCACCATCCCGACGGCGACACCGAGCCTTACACCGACGAACACCATTCCCGGAACCGGCGGAACAGAGCCACCGAACGGGGAGACGTGA
- a CDS encoding anthranilate synthase component II — MTRVLVVDNHDSFVHTIVQYLRELGATCDVRPRDHVVAEDAAGFDGVLVSPGPGTPEDAGVSVPLVGYCAAHGLPLLGVCLGHQAIAVAHGATVARAPELVHGRTSAITHDGRGVFAGLPSPVTMTRYHSLAVVPETVPAVLQVTAATADGLVMGLRHRTAPVEGVQFHPESVISEHGHRLLGNWLAGIV; from the coding sequence ATGACCCGCGTCCTCGTGGTGGACAACCACGACAGCTTCGTCCACACCATCGTCCAGTATCTCCGCGAACTCGGCGCCACCTGTGACGTGCGCCCGCGTGACCACGTGGTGGCCGAGGACGCGGCCGGCTTCGACGGCGTCCTCGTCAGTCCGGGGCCCGGCACCCCCGAGGACGCCGGGGTGAGCGTCCCACTCGTCGGTTACTGCGCGGCCCACGGCCTTCCGCTGCTCGGCGTCTGCCTCGGCCACCAGGCCATCGCGGTCGCCCACGGCGCCACGGTGGCGCGTGCTCCGGAGCTGGTGCACGGCCGTACCAGTGCGATCACGCACGACGGCCGCGGGGTCTTCGCCGGGCTGCCGTCTCCGGTGACCATGACGCGCTACCACTCGCTGGCGGTCGTGCCGGAGACGGTCCCCGCGGTCCTCCAGGTCACCGCGGCCACCGCCGACGGACTGGTGATGGGCCTGCGCCACCGCACCGCACCCGTCGAGGGGGTGCAGTTCCATCCCGAATCGGTGATCTCCGAGCACGGTCACCGGCTGCTCGGAAACTGGCTCGCGGGAATCGTGTAA
- a CDS encoding peptidoglycan D,D-transpeptidase FtsI family protein, producing the protein MNGPLKRAALACLLMFGLLMLNVNYLQAVRAEDLRADSRNVRNFYDRYDVERGRITAGNKVLAESVDTGSNTFRFERRYPEGKVYAPITGFFAPESTRDMERAENSLLDGTSADLLIRRSIDLFTAKKSKGANVDLTINPKAQEAAYRALGASGKKGAVVAIEPKTGAILAMVSIPTYDPNLLSKANKAEVNKASKKLETDKDQPLLNRAIERTYPPGSTFKAVTLTAYLESDDTLGPQSQVDAPQLLDLPNTTADLPNHGGSACGSGRVTLSFALEQSCNTPFGKIGMDLGYDALKDQAEKFGIGAEPLKIPIEVAASSIGPEEDKAALAQASIGQRNNQMTPLQMAMVAAGIANNGVVMKPYLVNKIADAEGGEVDSADPEELSTAMSEDSAHKLQEMMVNVVKQGTARAAQIPGVTVGGKTGTAETLPGKDPHAWFISFAPVEDPKVAVALIVESGSAGGEASGGLTAAPIAKSVMEAVLGR; encoded by the coding sequence ATGAACGGCCCCCTCAAGCGCGCCGCCCTGGCCTGTCTGCTCATGTTCGGCCTGCTCATGCTCAACGTGAACTACCTGCAGGCGGTACGGGCGGAGGACCTGCGCGCGGATTCACGCAATGTCCGTAACTTCTACGACCGCTACGACGTCGAGCGGGGCCGGATCACCGCGGGCAACAAGGTGCTCGCCGAGTCCGTCGACACCGGCAGCAACACCTTCCGGTTCGAGCGGCGCTATCCCGAAGGGAAGGTCTACGCCCCCATCACCGGCTTCTTCGCGCCGGAGAGCACCCGCGACATGGAGCGGGCCGAGAACAGCCTGCTCGACGGCACCAGCGCCGACCTGCTGATCCGGCGCAGCATCGACCTGTTCACCGCCAAGAAGAGCAAGGGCGCCAACGTCGACCTGACGATCAACCCCAAGGCGCAGGAGGCGGCCTACCGGGCGCTGGGCGCCAGCGGTAAGAAGGGCGCGGTGGTCGCGATCGAGCCGAAGACCGGGGCGATCCTCGCCATGGTCTCGATCCCCACCTACGACCCCAACCTGCTGTCCAAGGCCAACAAGGCTGAGGTCAACAAGGCCTCCAAGAAGCTGGAGACCGACAAGGACCAGCCGCTGCTGAACCGGGCGATCGAGCGCACCTACCCGCCGGGCTCGACCTTCAAGGCGGTCACCCTGACGGCCTACCTGGAGAGCGACGACACCCTCGGCCCGCAGAGCCAGGTGGACGCCCCGCAGCTGCTCGACCTGCCCAACACCACGGCCGACCTGCCCAACCACGGCGGCTCGGCGTGCGGCTCGGGCCGGGTGACGCTGTCGTTCGCGCTGGAGCAGTCCTGCAACACGCCGTTCGGCAAGATCGGCATGGACCTGGGCTACGACGCCCTCAAGGACCAGGCCGAGAAGTTCGGCATCGGCGCCGAACCACTGAAGATCCCAATAGAGGTCGCGGCCAGCAGCATCGGCCCCGAGGAGGACAAGGCCGCGCTCGCCCAGGCCTCGATCGGCCAGCGCAACAACCAGATGACCCCGCTGCAGATGGCCATGGTCGCCGCGGGCATCGCCAACAACGGCGTGGTCATGAAGCCCTACCTGGTGAACAAGATCGCGGACGCCGAGGGCGGCGAGGTCGACAGCGCCGACCCCGAGGAACTCTCCACCGCGATGAGCGAGGACAGCGCGCACAAGCTGCAGGAGATGATGGTCAACGTCGTCAAGCAGGGCACCGCCAGGGCCGCGCAGATCCCCGGGGTGACCGTGGGCGGCAAGACCGGCACCGCGGAGACCCTTCCGGGCAAGGACCCCCACGCGTGGTTCATCTCCTTCGCCCCCGTCGAGGACCCCAAGGTCGCCGTCGCCCTCATCGTCGAGTCCGGTAGCGCCGGTGGCGAGGCCTCGGGCGGTCTCACCGCCGCGCCCATCGCCAAGAGCGTGATGGAAGCGGTGCTGGGTAGATGA